In Leucobacter insecticola, one DNA window encodes the following:
- the ykgO gene encoding type B 50S ribosomal protein L36 — protein MKVRASIKSLKKQPGAQVVRRRGRVYVINKLNPRFKGRQG, from the coding sequence GTGAAAGTTCGCGCGTCAATCAAGTCACTGAAGAAACAGCCTGGCGCCCAGGTCGTGCGCCGCCGCGGCCGCGTCTATGTCATCAACAAACTGAACCCGCGCTTCAAGGGACGACAGGGGTAG
- a CDS encoding GNAT family N-acetyltransferase, which yields MHIFIGTRFRGQRLGEESLALAIRHEFSEGITRITLDPNVHNTGAIRSYERLGFKTIGVLRDYQVRPGGALEDALFMDLTRSDFPDGPPVPTA from the coding sequence ATGCACATTTTCATCGGCACGCGCTTTCGCGGGCAGCGGCTCGGCGAGGAAAGCCTCGCGCTCGCGATTCGACACGAGTTCAGCGAGGGGATAACCAGGATCACACTTGATCCGAATGTCCACAACACCGGTGCGATCCGTAGCTACGAACGGCTCGGCTTTAAGACCATCGGCGTGCTCCGTGACTACCAGGTGCGACCCGGTGGCGCGCTGGAAGACGCGCTCTTCATGGACCTGACCCGATCAGATTTTCCCGACGGGCCTCCGGTACCAACAGCTTGA